In Anaerolineales bacterium, the sequence CCGAAGAGGAATGGGTTTTCTGCGACGGCGTTGCGCTGCCCCCCGATAGTCTTTTGGACACCGCCCCGGAAACGATCGAAGTCCGCACGGCGGTGGAATTCGTCGTGTCGGAGGATGGGCGTGCCGAAACCTACCGCGCTCCCGGCCCGACGGTCGGGGAAGCCCTCTGGCAGGCGGGATTCACGGTGTTCGCGGCTGATCAGGTCGTCCCGCCGGCTTCGACCCGGTTGGACGCCGTCGGGCAAAGCCCGATCGTCATTGAGCTGATCCGCTCGCGGCCGATCACCGTCCGCGTCGACGGCAAAACCGTGGACACCCGGGCGGCCGGAAAGACCGTTGGTGAGGCCTTAGCCCGCGCGGGTTTCGCCCTGACCGGGCTGGATTACAGCATCCCCGCCGAGGGGGTTCCGCTGCCACCGGACGGCGAGATCCGGATTGTCCGAGTCCGTGAGGAGATTCTGCGCGAGCAGACGCAGATCCCGTTCGAGTTGGAAACCCGGCCGGATGAAACCCTGGAGTTGGACCGCACGCGGATCATTCAGGCGGGCGCCCATGGAATCTTGGAATCGACCGTCCGGGTCCGGTTCGAAGACGGAGTCGAAGTCAGCCGGATTCCGGAAGGACAACACGTCCTGCTTGCGCCGCAATCCCGGATCGTCGGATACGGAACCCAGGTGGTGGTGCGCACCGCCGAGACGGCCGACGGAACCATCGAGTATTACCGGGCGATCACGGTTTACGCCACCTCCTATTCCCCTTGCCGCCTCGGCGTGGATCCGCCCCGCTGCAACAACATCACCCATTCCGGAAAAATCCTCCAGAAGGGGATGATCGCCATGGTCTACCGCTGGTATGTCCTCTTTCAAGGCCATCCGGTGTACGTTGAAGGATACGGTCCGGCGACCGTGGAAGATTCCGGCGTGGGCCCCAACGCCCCGTATTGGATCGACCTCGCCTACCTCGACGACGAATATGTCGCCTGGCACCGCTATACCACGCTTTACTTCTTAACCCCGGTCCCGGCGAACGTGCCATGGATTCTTCCCTGAGCGAGTCGTCCTCCGGCGCCGTTCCGCCGCTGGACGTGCGCCGCTTGCTGCGCGGCGCCGGATTGCACCCGCGGAAATCCCTCGGGCAAAATTTTCTCGTGCAGGAGGCAGCCCTCGCGCGGGTGGCGTCGGCGGCCGAAATCTCCCCGGACGACACCGTGCTGGAGATCGGCGCCGGAGTCGGCAGCCTGACCCGCCATTTTGCGGCCGCCGCCCGGCGGGTGGTGGCGGTGGAGATCGATCCCGCCCTGGTCGTCATTCTAAAAAGCGTGCTGGCCCCGTTCCGGAACGTTGCGATCGTTGCCGGGGATATTCTGGCGCAGCCGTTGGAACGGATCGTGGGCCGGGTGGAAGGCGGGGAGTTTAAGGTCGCGGCCAATATCCCGTATTACATCACCTCGGCCGTGATCCGGCGCCTGGTGGAATCCCCCTTCCGGCCGGAACGGATCGTCCTCACCGTCCAGCAGGAGGTGGCCGAGCGGATTTGCGCCGCCCCCGGCAAGATGAGCCTGTTGGCGCTCAGCGTTCAATACTACGGCAAGCCTTCCATCCGGGGAAGAATCCACGCCGACATGTTCTACCCGGTCCCGGACGTGGATTCTGCGATTCTGCGGATCGACATCGACGGCGCCCGCCGGCGGTCGATTGAGGACGCGGACCGTCTGTTCCGCGTCGCGCGGGCGGGTTTTTCTCAGAAGCGCAAAATGCTGCGCAATACGCTGTCCGCCGGGTTGGGAATCCCTCTGAAGGAGATCGAATGGGGATTGACGGAGGCGGGCGTGGATTCAAAGCGCCGGGCGGAAACCCTCGCCGTCGAGGAGTGGATCAGAGTCGCCGGGGCCGTGTCCACGGACCGGGCGTGATGCGCGCTATCGG encodes:
- a CDS encoding G5 domain-containing protein — encoded protein: MKINRGVFAPLLAILGLLSVYFITLKPVFLYREGQLLRVLTHASSVAVVLREAGMTWQSGAQPVPGLEAPVGWGMTIEIPAEGAIPVFARGGVSHVSFPADESVFLRTLLSRAGIELTEEEWVFCDGVALPPDSLLDTAPETIEVRTAVEFVVSEDGRAETYRAPGPTVGEALWQAGFTVFAADQVVPPASTRLDAVGQSPIVIELIRSRPITVRVDGKTVDTRAAGKTVGEALARAGFALTGLDYSIPAEGVPLPPDGEIRIVRVREEILREQTQIPFELETRPDETLELDRTRIIQAGAHGILESTVRVRFEDGVEVSRIPEGQHVLLAPQSRIVGYGTQVVVRTAETADGTIEYYRAITVYATSYSPCRLGVDPPRCNNITHSGKILQKGMIAMVYRWYVLFQGHPVYVEGYGPATVEDSGVGPNAPYWIDLAYLDDEYVAWHRYTTLYFLTPVPANVPWILP
- the rsmA gene encoding ribosomal RNA small subunit methyltransferase A, giving the protein MDSSLSESSSGAVPPLDVRRLLRGAGLHPRKSLGQNFLVQEAALARVASAAEISPDDTVLEIGAGVGSLTRHFAAAARRVVAVEIDPALVVILKSVLAPFRNVAIVAGDILAQPLERIVGRVEGGEFKVAANIPYYITSAVIRRLVESPFRPERIVLTVQQEVAERICAAPGKMSLLALSVQYYGKPSIRGRIHADMFYPVPDVDSAILRIDIDGARRRSIEDADRLFRVARAGFSQKRKMLRNTLSAGLGIPLKEIEWGLTEAGVDSKRRAETLAVEEWIRVAGAVSTDRA